A region from the Plasmodium berghei ANKA genome assembly, chromosome: 9 genome encodes:
- a CDS encoding sporozoite surface protein essential for liver stage development — protein MTNQVLETYECSILKPHPVNTIYYPADITWKYVLSSKPSGCFGSTKKYVAVPESYSYPYYYYYVYYRPYTLGNITLSIKNADKSKKKVNESNDQEKKEESNDENGTKTSKKNDECNDRENNTKKYVSVLTPPYYIGSLFYPTAIFYP, from the exons ATGACCAATCAAGTGTTAGAAACATACGAATGCTCCATTTTAA AGCCTCATCCAGTCAATACTATTTATTACCCTGCGGATATTACATGGAAGTATGTTTTGAGTTCTAAACCATCAGGCTGTTTTGGAtctacaaaaaaatatgttgcTGTTCCCGAATCATATTCCTATccctattattattattatgtatattatcGCCCATATACACTTGGAAATATCACGTTgagtataaaaaatgcggataaaagcaaaaaaaaagtaaatgaATCAAATGAccaagaaaaaaaagaagagtCAAATGATGAGAATGGAACCAAaacttcaaaaaaaaatgatgaatgTAATGATagagaaaataatacaaaaaaatatgtatcaGTATTAACCCCGCCTTATTATATAGGCTCATTATTTTATCCTACTGCTATATTTTATCcttaa